GCGGAAGAAACGGCTCGTGGTGGCATCGGCCGGGCCGGTGAGTTTCAGGACTTCAGCCAGCAAAGTCTCAGTTTGTCCAATCAAAAAACCATGCAATCTCATGCGCCCTCTCCGGCGGTGTGACCGGCAAAGAGCCATTGCGGCTCCGGCGGCGTAAGCGTGACACGCAGGCCATCCAGGGCAAGACGCCCTTCGACGAACCAGCGCACCGCGCGTGGATAAATGATGTGTTCGGTTGCCAGCACGCGTTCGGCGAGCATGGCGGGGGTATCGCCTGTTTCGACGGGAACCGCCGACTGAGCGACGATCGGCCCGTGATCCAGTTGCGACGTGACAAAATGCACGGACGCGCCGTGCAGCCGCACGCCCGCGTCGAGCGCCTGCTGATGGGTTTTCAGGCCCGGAAAGCTCGGCAGCAGCGACGGATGCACGTTCAGCATGCGCCCGGCGTAATGATCGACGAAACCGGCTGTCAGCACCCGCATGAATCCAGCGAGCACCACCAGGTCGGGCGCAAAACTATCGATTT
The nucleotide sequence above comes from Paraburkholderia aromaticivorans. Encoded proteins:
- the purN gene encoding phosphoribosylglycinamide formyltransferase, translating into MKKLVILISGRGSNMEAIVRACSNEAWPAQVAAVIANRPDAAGLAFAASHGIATAVIDHRQFPDRDSFDAALAKEIDSFAPDLVVLAGFMRVLTAGFVDHYAGRMLNVHPSLLPSFPGLKTHQQALDAGVRLHGASVHFVTSQLDHGPIVAQSAVPVETGDTPAMLAERVLATEHIIYPRAVRWFVEGRLALDGLRVTLTPPEPQWLFAGHTAGEGA